One genomic window of Hymenobacter sp. J193 includes the following:
- a CDS encoding TonB-dependent receptor, with amino-acid sequence MKLVYRIILLLLCALGSLRSYGQQTEPLVSGSFQNLSVEEFARQLQAQTRYRFFFDSMAVQGVKVNLQVQAQPLSRVLQQALAPTTVRFAVDEDHNVFFTSGTAMATNVPGNFFQPGAVADVAATADTLTTIRGGRATSPARLYEIGRPGAAKGPTATVAGHIREAKSGEPVLGASVYITSPSIGASTDQFGYYALTLPVGAHILNIRGIGIKNTQRRIVVHADGKLEVEVEEDITALKEVRVEAEKDKNVAGLQMGVEKLDIKTIRQVPTAFGETDILRVVLTLPGVKSIGEGSTGISVRGGATDQNLILFNDATVYSPSHLFGFFSAFNPDILKTVELYKSAIPARYGGRLSSVLDIATRDGNKKKLAGSGGIGLLTSRLTLEGPIIKDKSSFIIGGRSSYSDWILRRLPDRSLKESAASFYDVSAHISHELDDKNTLYATGYLSRDRFKLASDTAYAYQNRNASLKWRHTFSNTLYGVLTATGSQYGYDVTSEKNPVSASALAFNLAQVGLQADFSYFRNAQHTIDFGASTLRYRLRPGRLTPQGPESLVEPDDLGREQGQESALYVSDRWDVTPRLALSVGLRYSLYQALGARDVYEYAPGVARTVYSITDTVHYGAGKTIATYHGPEYRLGLKYALSDRSSLKASYNRTRQYIHQLSNTASLSPTDTWKLSDAYVRPQVGDQFSVGYYRNFRNNTIETSVETYYKFMHDFVDYISGASLLLNHHLETDIINAEGRAYGVEFSVKKSTGKINGWLSYTYSRSLVRANAGTPAEQINGGKYYPSNFDKPHDVTLAGNYRFSRRFSTSLNFNYSTGRPITLPLTTYYLEGATRVFYSDRNAYRVPDYYRVDFAINIEGGHKAKKLAHSSWTLSVYNLTGRRNPYSVYFKAQNGKINGYQLSIFGQPIPSVTYNFKF; translated from the coding sequence ATGAAACTCGTTTACCGAATTATTCTGCTGCTGCTGTGTGCCCTCGGTAGCCTTCGCAGCTACGGGCAGCAAACCGAGCCGCTGGTGAGCGGCAGCTTCCAGAACCTGAGCGTGGAAGAGTTTGCGCGGCAGCTCCAGGCCCAGACCCGCTACCGCTTTTTCTTTGACTCAATGGCGGTGCAGGGCGTGAAGGTGAACCTGCAGGTGCAGGCGCAGCCCCTGAGCCGGGTGCTGCAGCAGGCCTTGGCGCCCACCACCGTGCGGTTTGCTGTGGACGAGGACCACAACGTGTTTTTCACCAGCGGCACGGCTATGGCTACCAATGTCCCCGGAAACTTCTTCCAGCCCGGCGCGGTGGCCGATGTAGCCGCTACCGCCGATACGCTGACTACCATCCGCGGCGGGCGCGCTACCAGCCCGGCCCGGCTCTATGAAATCGGGCGGCCGGGCGCGGCCAAGGGGCCCACGGCCACGGTGGCGGGCCACATCCGCGAAGCCAAATCCGGGGAGCCGGTGCTGGGCGCCTCGGTGTACATTACCTCCCCATCCATCGGCGCCTCCACCGACCAGTTTGGCTACTATGCCCTTACGCTGCCGGTGGGTGCCCATATCCTCAACATTCGCGGCATTGGCATCAAAAACACCCAGCGCCGCATTGTGGTGCACGCCGATGGCAAGCTGGAAGTGGAAGTGGAAGAAGATATTACCGCCCTGAAGGAAGTGCGGGTGGAAGCGGAGAAAGACAAAAACGTGGCTGGTCTGCAGATGGGCGTCGAAAAGCTCGACATCAAGACCATCCGGCAGGTGCCCACGGCCTTCGGCGAAACCGACATTCTGCGGGTGGTGCTTACCCTGCCCGGCGTGAAATCCATCGGTGAGGGCAGCACCGGCATCAGCGTGCGGGGGGGCGCTACCGACCAGAACCTGATTCTCTTCAACGACGCCACGGTGTACAGCCCATCTCACCTGTTTGGCTTCTTTTCGGCCTTCAACCCCGACATTCTGAAGACAGTGGAGCTCTATAAAAGCGCCATTCCGGCCCGCTATGGCGGCCGCCTTTCGTCGGTGCTGGACATTGCCACCCGCGACGGCAACAAGAAAAAGCTGGCCGGCTCGGGCGGCATCGGGCTGCTCACCAGCCGCCTCACGCTGGAAGGCCCCATCATCAAAGACAAAAGCTCATTCATCATCGGGGGCCGCTCCTCGTACTCCGACTGGATTTTGCGCCGCCTGCCCGACCGCAGCCTCAAGGAAAGCGCCGCCTCCTTTTATGACGTGAGTGCCCACATCAGCCACGAGCTGGACGATAAAAACACGCTCTACGCCACCGGCTACCTGAGTCGGGACCGGTTTAAGCTGGCCTCCGACACCGCTTACGCCTACCAGAACCGCAACGCCAGCCTGAAGTGGCGCCACACCTTCAGCAACACGCTCTACGGCGTGCTCACGGCCACCGGCAGCCAGTACGGGTACGATGTTACGAGCGAGAAAAACCCGGTGAGTGCCTCGGCGCTGGCCTTCAATCTGGCGCAGGTGGGTTTGCAGGCCGATTTCAGCTACTTCCGCAACGCCCAGCACACCATCGACTTTGGGGCCAGTACGCTGCGCTACCGCCTCCGGCCGGGTCGCCTCACGCCCCAGGGCCCGGAGTCGTTGGTGGAGCCCGACGACCTGGGCCGCGAGCAGGGCCAAGAAAGCGCCCTGTACGTGTCGGACCGCTGGGACGTGACGCCGCGGCTGGCGCTTTCGGTGGGGCTGCGCTACTCGCTCTACCAGGCTCTGGGCGCCCGCGACGTGTACGAGTATGCGCCCGGCGTGGCCCGCACCGTGTACAGCATCACCGATACGGTACACTACGGTGCCGGCAAAACCATTGCCACCTACCACGGCCCCGAGTACCGCCTCGGGCTGAAGTACGCGCTGTCGGACCGCTCCTCGCTGAAAGCCAGCTACAACCGCACGCGCCAGTACATTCACCAGCTTTCGAACACGGCCTCCCTGTCGCCGACGGACACCTGGAAGCTGAGCGACGCCTACGTGCGGCCCCAGGTGGGCGACCAGTTCTCGGTGGGCTACTACCGCAACTTCCGCAACAACACCATCGAAACCTCGGTGGAAACCTACTACAAGTTCATGCACGACTTTGTGGACTACATCAGCGGGGCCTCGCTGCTGCTGAACCACCACCTCGAAACCGATATCATCAACGCCGAGGGCCGGGCCTACGGCGTGGAGTTTTCGGTGAAGAAGTCGACGGGCAAAATCAACGGCTGGCTGAGCTATACCTATTCCCGCTCCCTGGTGCGGGCCAACGCCGGCACGCCCGCCGAGCAGATCAACGGCGGCAAGTACTACCCCAGTAACTTCGACAAGCCCCACGACGTGACCCTGGCCGGCAACTACCGCTTTAGCCGCCGCTTCAGCACGTCTCTGAACTTCAACTACAGCACCGGCCGCCCCATCACATTGCCACTCACCACCTACTACCTGGAGGGCGCCACCCGCGTGTTCTACTCCGACCGCAATGCCTACCGCGTACCCGACTATTACCGCGTGGATTTTGCCATAAACATCGAAGGTGGCCACAAAGCCAAAAAGCTGGCCCACAGCTCCTGGACGCTGTCGGTGTACAACCTCACGGGGCGGCGCAACCCCTATTCCGTGTACTTCAAGGCGCAGAACGGCAAAATCAACGGCTACCAGCTTTCCATTTTCGGGCAGCCGATTCCGAGCGTCACGTATAATTTCAAGTTCTGA
- a CDS encoding DUF4249 domain-containing protein: MIRFNSRLRKYLAAALVLLLGSCVDKFEPEVLDAPQNYLVVDGFINLSGPTTIRLSRTKNEANAPVPVEAAAVVTILDDAGAAYLLPEQQPGTYQSAPLSLSSDHRYRLRIRTASGQEYESDLVAARQTPPIDQVSWELNNRGVQIYVSTHDDANATRYYRWRYEETWLFHSAYQSGLEYVDGVMQNRQESIYYCWGSENSTAIQLGSTSRLSQDVVTDAPLRLLESNSLKLGIKYSILVKQYALTAEEFAYWEKLKKNTESLGGLFDPQPTQLTGNVHNLADASEPVIGYVGAATVTEKRLFIDRTELGSILRFKTGYEDCGNPDTVLLADVPSYFSRPSLLPIEGIYVARTLIGYTGNPAVCVDCRLRGTTVKPDFWP; encoded by the coding sequence ATGATACGCTTCAATTCCCGCCTGCGGAAATACCTGGCCGCTGCCCTCGTGCTGCTGCTGGGCAGCTGCGTCGATAAGTTTGAGCCGGAAGTGCTGGACGCGCCGCAGAACTACCTGGTGGTGGATGGCTTCATCAACCTAAGCGGCCCCACCACCATCCGCCTGTCGCGCACCAAGAACGAGGCCAACGCGCCTGTACCCGTAGAAGCCGCCGCCGTCGTCACAATTCTGGATGACGCCGGCGCGGCCTACCTGCTCCCCGAGCAGCAGCCCGGCACGTATCAGTCGGCGCCCCTGAGCCTGAGCTCTGACCACCGCTACCGCCTGCGCATCCGCACCGCTTCCGGCCAAGAGTATGAGTCGGACCTGGTGGCGGCCCGGCAAACCCCGCCGATTGACCAGGTAAGCTGGGAGCTGAACAACCGGGGCGTGCAGATTTACGTGAGCACCCACGACGATGCCAACGCCACGCGCTACTACCGCTGGCGCTACGAGGAAACTTGGCTGTTTCACTCAGCTTACCAGTCGGGCCTGGAGTACGTGGACGGCGTAATGCAGAACCGGCAGGAAAGCATTTATTACTGCTGGGGCAGCGAAAACTCCACCGCTATTCAGCTGGGCAGCACCAGCCGGCTCAGCCAGGACGTGGTAACGGATGCGCCGCTTCGGTTGCTGGAGTCCAACTCCCTGAAGCTGGGCATCAAATACAGCATTCTGGTAAAGCAGTATGCCCTCACGGCTGAGGAATTTGCTTACTGGGAAAAGCTGAAAAAGAACACCGAAAGCCTCGGCGGCCTGTTTGACCCGCAGCCCACCCAGCTGACGGGCAACGTGCACAACCTGGCCGACGCGTCTGAGCCGGTAATCGGGTACGTGGGCGCGGCCACGGTCACGGAAAAGCGCCTGTTTATCGACCGTACCGAGCTGGGGTCCATTCTGCGCTTTAAGACCGGCTACGAGGACTGCGGCAACCCCGACACGGTGCTGCTGGCCGATGTACCCTCGTACTTCAGCAGACCCAGCCTGCTGCCCATAGAAGGCATATACGTGGCCCGCACGCTGATAGGGTATACCGGCAACCCGGCCGTGTGCGTGGACTGCCGCCTGCGCGGCACCACGGTTAAACCCGATTTCTGGCCCTAG